Below is a window of Plasmodium gaboni strain SY75 chromosome 11, whole genome shotgun sequence DNA.
GGGCATAGTTATCATCAAACATAATTCAGAAGCAGAACTGTTTTGTTTCATcatttcattatttttattataattaaaacatatataatacaaatataaaaatatatatatatatatatatatatatatatatatatatatatatatattttaatttatttatttttatatcatacCTTTTGTATACTAAAATGAGGTTACTCATACGCAAAAAAGTTAAACTACATATTCTTCACTGTTTACTTTTATATCCTTTATTTctacaaataaaaaaaaaataataataataaatcaataaataaatatatatatatttatatatttattcatttttgtcttcaaaatattttatcattttattttgtttacTATTCATAAGAGATGTTGGTGAATATAACTCTTTCATTATTTCACTCGAAATTTGGTgatgatttttttttttaactaAATGGGTTAATGCCTCAACTTGAGTGTCACACAATAGGCctacatataaaaaaaaaaaaaacaaaaaaaaaaaacacatatatatatacatatatatatatatatatatgcacattattttttttatatctctctttatttttattatttttttttttttttaatatcaGATAGGGATAACTGattaaaaatttatcttcaaataaattattcaGATGCCAAGCGTACGttttcatcatttaaaaaaaaaaaaaaaaaaattctttttctcttatatccttcttttttataaccATGTGGCTTACacatacacatatatatatatatatatatcaatttatataattatatattggATGATATTATCCTAGttaaatacatttatttatgttttacCTCTATAATTATGAACTAGCGTCAACAAAGATTTGTGCCAATTTATTGATAAAACATCTTGATAATTTTCAAAACGAAGAAAGTAATTAACACAATTGTCAATACActacaataaaaaaaaagaaatatataatatatatatatatataaggacatataattatatctaatatatatatataatcatgtatgtattatttttattaccTGTTTTGTAAAAGCatatttcttattaaataatagtattaaaatatatgatattatgGAATTCCAAGgaaatgaaaatatttcttcAAGTGCTAAAACAACACAATTTATTGATATACTCATTTTTTGAATTACACTTCctataattattatctgTTTATTGGTACATTCCTAAGGATATAAATGCacacataatatatatataaacatatatatatatatatatatatatatatatatatatttatttatttattcatttatataatgcatataaaaatatatatattatcacaTATACAATTTAATTGTTTTAATCAGTTTGGGGCAGTACAATTgtcttcatttttttaaattaaatattcaGACAAGACTAATCATCATATAAAACGAAAATCGTAATATATTTTGCTTacactttttttttatagcaatattgatatatatatatatatatatatatatatatgttgatgcatatttatttagttttattattaccCTTTTTAAGACTGGGAAGAGTATCCCTTTAAACCACGATTTTGATTTATACAGAGCTTTTATTAATGCCTTATAAAGAAAGGCATccaattttttattcttgtcaatattttctaatataATTGGTAGCAATATAAATTCATAAAATTTACTAActtctttttctttcaaTCCTGAAGAGAAAAGTTTAGTAATTTCAAAGGTAGCATGGGGTGTCCATTTTTTTGGTTTTGtcaataataaatattcatacCATTTCAATGATTTAGTCAAAATGGTAAGAGCTCTATGTAATTTTCCACTTTTATAATGTGCCAAATCTTCACCTATAGTTCTATAACACTTTTCAACCAGTGAATTTACTTTATcctatataataatataaatatataaatatatatatatatatatatatatgtatatacaaaattaaaaatatgtacTTCAATtctatttatatgtatatatacaaaaaaaaaaaaaaaaaatttatatattatattatcttattatttttattataattgtACACAAACTTGTACTGCATAAATTGCTCACAATTTATAACAACTTATGCCCTGATAATCGTGCTAACTTTAAGTCTTTTATTTAAGcaattttattatttattattattatttttttatatatatatagatttatatatgtagatATATGTACTTTAAATGtacaatatataatcttcacataataaaattgCTCTTAAAAGGTAATTTTTCAATAAATTATGAACATACAAACATacacatacatatatatatatatatatatatatatatttatttatttattaccTCTGCAGATATATTTGACTCTTGAGTAATATTGTCCACTTTATTATTGGACACATGTTTTGAATCGttcataattttaatatttaagTCTTCAAAAATGTCTTTAGCATCTACATCAGCTTCTCTGTATGtattataagaaatatttttattttcattataaaatatatcattatcatttgtTATGTTTTCTTCAATAATGTCATCAAACTGTAAAAATTTATCAGcttcttcattattatcatcaattatattatttatatcataatctaaatcttcttcattttgttcattcgctaaatttaaaattttatgaacgtcatcttttcttttctttttatgAATATGCATTTCATTCTTCTTAATTTTAAACTTTTCTTTTCTATGTTTATCtttgttcttttttgtttttaatattttattttttacaatCACTTCATTTTTTAGATCCTCTTCAAAGGTCCTCAAGTGCTTGTGCTTTTTTCTCACTTTAAGTTTACTCATTTTcttcaaatatattaatattgaataaaatcaaataaatgaataataataaaaatattaaaattattcaaatatCATTATTGATTACaaaacattaaaaaaaaaaaaataaataaaaaataaagtaCAGATGAAAAAATTGAACGTTACAACTGATTCAtacttatttattttttttatccaaatgtattatatatatatatatatatatatataatatcttaatattaaattacttatgaaaaaaaggaaatttattaaaatataatatatctacATTTCGATACGGAATCAAATTctatatacatatatttttatatgtatatatattatattattatattcttttaaagattaattattaaataatttggatccctatttatttaaataagAACTAGCAAACAAATGGAAGTAACatcttaaaaaaaaaaaaaaaaattataaaataaaaattatttaatataatcaaatatgttatatatatatagaagtacaaataaatgaataaacaaaaattataaatataaaatataaatataaaatataaatataaaatgtaaattaataaattattatatattcatataatatataataatattttaatttttataaaaatatgaaaaaaaaattttaaattaattttatttttatatatatacgttatattatatatatataaattaaaatttttacgggaaaaataaaataatatatatatttaatatatatctaaatacatattatacatatataatatatatgtatacatcATTCATAAGTTCTATATATATCTGaagaatatttatataataacatataacatctacaaatttatttattatttttttatttcttcaaACAATACATAGcatgtaaaaaaataaaataaatataatatatattaataaattaaaaaatatatgtaataaaattttatagatttataataatgtttacaaaaaaataaatttataaaatgcTTATGAGAATAattttcaaataaataaaaaaatatataataataattataattatattatatatttattttataatattatatataaatattacatatatatattcttgtgctttaatttataatgttttatattattaatttttttttttttttttttttttttttttttttcattttgtttgtttagaaaaaaaaaaaaaaataaatcaaaattTCCATATAGGTTATATAAGTggttttatatatatatatatataaccacatatataatgttGTAGAATAATTAAAGAAGTAGCACCTATTTTCCGTATTTTAATTCTtagaatattttattagtatcatctttttattttttcatatatgaattcataaataataagcatactcttatataattttcaaaacgaaaatgatattaaagatatataggtatatgttttttttttttttttttttttgcctagctatataaagaattgtttttattattatgttatttgttaatatattaaaataataggaactttcttttattaataaaataatgaattttttaaacaggaaaaaatacaccacatatatatatatatattatatagatttatattcaacatataaataatacacagataattaaaaagaagattaaaatatatatatatatatatatatatttatatttatgtgtgTATTTTCCTATATTTTACAAAACAGCATACATTTGAATTATTCAATTGCCTTATAAGGTTCTTTTCATATATTGTTTAGTAATTTAAGTActctttatattttttcattttaaatatataaataatatatatatatatatatatatatatatatttttataataatcttattaaattttattttctcagttttcaaaattttcatcaaataaatttttatcaGACATATGCTTGtcaaataatttatataaaatcatcacagaaaataaaaagtaataataaagtaTAATTTATTACACTTATAAAAGGgtcatattatatatatatatatatatatatatatataatacttaCTATTTTAGGAAGGAATaaagaacaaaaataaaatattaaccacattataacaaatgatggtacataataataacacctttttttatattgttataataatatatttattttctatattgaataataatattaaaataatttcaaAGGGTTTTTATTctctttaatttttttatatttccaaatatgaaaaataatacatttttgtATGATggttttttttatattttgaaattaattcttcttattaaaaattaatatattatttttttatatggaaaacaaaaaaa
It encodes the following:
- a CDS encoding putative U3/U14 snoRNA-associated small subunit rRNA processing protein codes for the protein MSKLKVRKKHKHLRTFEEDLKNEVIVKNKILKTKKNKDKHRKEKFKIKKNEMHIHKKKRKDDVHKILNLANEQNEEDLDYDINNIIDDNNEEADKFLQFDDIIEENITNDNDIFYNENKNISYNTYREADVDAKDIFEDLNIKIMNDSKHVSNNKVDNITQESNISAEDKVNSLVEKCYRTIGEDLAHYKSGKLHRALTILTKSLKWYEYLLLTKPKKWTPHATFEITKLFSSGLKEKEVSKFYEFILLPIILENIDKNKKLDAFLYKALIKALYKSKSWFKGILFPVLKRECTNKQIIIIGSVIQKMSISINCVVLALEEIFSFPWNSIISYILILLFNKKYAFTKQCIDNCVNYFLRFENYQDVLSINWHKSLLTLVHNYRGLLCDTQVEALTHLVKKKNHHQISSEIMKELYSPTSLMNKIKDIKVNSEEYVV